GGAGAGCACTCGTGCGATATCGTGTTTGCGCTTCATGACCCTAGCATGCACAGCTGCACGGCGGTTGCCATATTCGTAGTCCGAGTCGCTGCTGACAGACCATGCGTCCAGTTCGGAGccatcgtccgagtcggatgGTAAGAATGCATTGCTTCCCTGCACCCAGTCTTCGTTAGCAGATCCGAGCTCTGTTTGACGGTCCCTGAGCGATGATCTTTTCCTTGGTGTGTATGTCTGCGGTGCTGTTGCATGCTcctttgcctttgctcTAGCGTAGCTCGTTTCGCTTGCACCGTCGACTAGCTGCTGGCGGTGAAAGTCATGCAACTCGCGGATCGGTTGGCCGTGGGTCTCCAATGCATATATGAGGTCTCTTGCTGAGGGCTGGTCCCGAGAGGAGAGTTCTGCCGCGTGCGTAGCAGCTGAAAATACCGAAGTCACAAACTTTTTGGCGAGCTGACTAACCTCGTGCAGTGCTGAAGAAGTGGCCGCATCGAAACCTGCGCGTTTGGCTTGTACGGCTATGAGCTGGAAAAGTGCCTCATTTGCGCTCAGTTCATCTATATGAGGTATTGAACCGGGTACGCGGCGAGAAGATGTGACCGAGGCGAGAGGCGCGCCGTAAGTGATGGATTTCTGCTTGCGTTTAGGTTTGTAAGGCTTCTCCTGTGCGCCtgtcgcagctgcagatgtCGAGGCGTAGTCGAGAGATGTGACTGGATGCAAGTAGGGTCCTGCGTttgtttgctgctgccgtgctgctttcgaggaagaggcagCGTTGTCGCTCGATGACTCGACTTgagcatctgctgctgtacgAGCGCTCGCCTGTGAGCTACCATCGCCAAACAACTTGGCCGAGGACGAAGTGATGGCCCAGCTGGGCACTCCTCCTGCCGACATGACAGAAACGTAAAGAGGACGTTGCCACCTTGTGGCGAAAGAGGGGAAGCGGCCCGAAACAGAGggttggtggtggatgagatgatgcaatcacgaatcacgaatcgtgaatcgtgaatcgtgaatcgtgaatcgtgaatcacggtTGCTGTTCATTCCAGATCCAACTGCTTAGGGTTTAGAAGCGAATTAACATTGATCTGTTTTTTACACGTTGACACATGCACAAAATCACGTttcgtgactcacgactgtcaaGCACGAAGTGTGGCCTAATCACGAAAAAGTCTCGATAGCTGAATCGGGAATCGTGAGTATTATCCACGGTCTATGCTCTGTGGGTCACTccgatcgtgaatcatgaatcgtgaattctccaccctgctgctgccagaCAGCGTAATACTcccgactcgtgactcgctcttcatcacgtcattcacgattagaAACGGCCATTCAGTCAGAACCACGGGTTTGGCTTCGTTCTGCCTTTCTTCGTCATTGACCGAATCACACGCCCTTGACCGTGGACCCTCTGTGTTACACCAGCGCATGGGCGTCTTCAGCCTATTTCACCGTACCACACTCAGATTAAGCGTCATAGCTCGCCAGTCTTGCTCTTTTTCGCACACTCGGCCTTATTCAAAGGCTGCCACCAACAGTGAAGCGCAACAAGCGCGAAGCAATCGACTGAAAGAGCTACGACAAAAGTTTTCAAACCCACCACCGACAACAGACTCTGTTGCACAAATGTCGTTCCAGCCGTTGTACAGGTACATCGACCGCGATAGCCTCGCCGAGCAGGTGCGAAAGCACGGTGCCGATCCTTCACAACGCCAAGTAGCCATTGTCGATGTTCGAGACGACGACTTTGAAGGCGGAAATATTCTGAATGCGCAGAATCATCCATCATCGACTTTCGCGGACAATGTCGAAGATCTCGTCTATGGCCCGCTCAAGGATTACAAGCAAGTCATCTTTCACTGCCATCTTTCGCAACAGCGTGGACCGAAAGCCGCGGGCCAGTATGCAAAGGCGAGACAGGCGGCAATCGACTCGGGCAAGTTGCCCAAACCGGAAGAGACGCAGCAAGAACAGCAAGAGGTGCTTGTACTGCGAGGCGGCTTCAGCGAGTTTCAGGACAAGTACAAGGCGGATTCAGCAGTGGTCGAAAAGTATGATGCATCCGCTTGGGAGTTGCGCAACTAAAGATTTGCTGTTCCGATTTCTTTCCAGGGTACAGCCAAAGTGGGCTGCTTTTGACTGCACGCCACATCACCACGCACAGATATAGACGAGTGTTGGATTTTGATCAAGTCAGCATTGATTGCGCAACCTGCTTGCAGAATTACAGATTGCTAGCtctcgatcttgctctATCCGCCTCGCGCTGCCGTTGCGAGCGATTGAGAAATGCGCCCACGGCACCTTCCTCGAACAACTTTTCTAGACTTTGCAGTCCAAGCTCGAATTCGGTCTGCATTGCGCTCCGTAAGCCGCCTTTGAGCCTGAGATCGGCCTTGGCACCGTGTGTTTCTACCGGATCTCGTTCGGTCGCCGCCGACAGTGTGGGGTACATTGCGTTGAGCATGCTGGCTCTGTCGTTGAGCATGCACGTTTGCGGGTTGGCCGCTAGACGCGCAGCGATTTTCAACGACTCTTGCACCACTCGAGAAAAGCCGGTTTGAGCTTGTACCTGGTCCGCCGCTTTTGCGTCTGACACGACAAAGTTGACCAATCCAATAGCGTGTGCTTCTGCAGCTCCGACAAGTCTTCCGGTCAGCGCAAGATCGGCCGCTCTGGACCCACCGATCAGCGCCGGTAGTCTCACTGTGCCTCCGTCAATCAGGGGCACACCTCTTAGCCTGCACAAGATGCCGAATTGAGCATCCGCACTAGCGACTCTTAGATCAGCCCATAGTGCCAACTCGATGCCGCCGGCGACGGCGAATCCGTCGACCGCCGCAATCACGGGTTTGTTCATCACCAGGCGTGTCACTCCCATTGGCGCGACTGCATCCATATCGGGATCGAGCAAATTACTTGCGTCGAGCGTGTTCGCGTTGCTCTTGTTCGTGGCACGCTTGCTGACGTTGGAGTGGAGAATAGACTTGAGGTCAGCACCAGCACAAAACGTTGCATTGGCACCAGTGAGCACTGCTACTCGGAGCTTGTCATCGTTGGCGAACCACACAAATGCAGAGTGTAGCGCAGAAGCGGTTTCCCTGTCGACAGCGTTCTTGACTGAAGGTCTATCGA
This region of Mycosarcoma maydis chromosome 23, whole genome shotgun sequence genomic DNA includes:
- a CDS encoding uncharacterized protein (related to YCH1 - phosphatase), whose protein sequence is MSFQPLYRYIDRDSLAEQVRKHGADPSQRQVAIVDVRDDDFEGGNILNAQNHPSSTFADNVEDLVYGPLKDYKQVIFHCHLSQQRGPKAAGQYAKARQAAIDSGKLPKPEETQQEQQEVLVLRGGFSEFQDKYKADSAVVEKYDASAWELRN
- a CDS encoding uncharacterized protein (related to enoyl-coa hydratase protein 3); this encodes MLLPTPTQTLAGGKVKVYVVDLHAYDDANSPRLSASNADALAMVCMIDRPSVKNAVDRETASALHSAFVWFANDDKLRVAVLTGANATFCAGADLKSILHSNVSKRATNKSNANTLDASNLLDPDMDAVAPMGVTRLVMNKPVIAAVDGFAVAGGIELALWADLRVASADAQFGILCRLRGVPLIDGGTVRLPALIGGSRAADLALTGRLVGAAEAHAIGLVNFVVSDAKAADQVQAQTGFSRVVQESLKIAARLAANPQTCMLNDRASMLNAMYPTLSAATERDPVETHGAKADLRLKGGLRSAMQTEFELGLQSLEKLFEEGAVGAFLNRSQRQREADRARSRASNL